In the Vibrio sp. FE10 genome, GATGATTATGCGAATCGCACACCAGCCAAGAGCCTAAGATTGTTGCTCACATTCAGTGAATGTTACTCGTTACTTAATCGGCAACGCAATAACACTGCCTTCAGAACCCTCACCAATACCAACCGTGAACGGGAACGCGACATAGTGGAAACGTGTTGTTGTTTCGCCATCGTGAATCGCGATGTTCATGTCATAAGTGCCGCCAATTTCCATGATTTTGTCATCTTCTGGGTGGCCAGTGTTCAACTTACGCTTGAAGATAACCGTGTATTTTCCGTCTTCCCATGAAGAGAATACTTGGTTGTTATCCCCCGCAGAACCTGCGCCTTCTCGGTTTAATCGACCTTGAAGATATTGGCCTTCTTCAATTTTACTCGCGTCGTAAGGCATCACGTTAACGCCTTCAACCATTGCTATCTTCTTGTTGAGATCGTTGAAGTCTTCTTTATTCAGCGCGTAGAAACCGGTTACCGACTTATCGTACATGTACTTAGGTAGGCCTGTTTTCCTATCGAAGTTCCAAGTAAACACTGTGGTGCCTTTATCGTTCAAACGATACTCAAAGACATAACCATCATCAGCACTATTGGTCGGTGCAGAGCGCGTCGAACGCCATTGCATCAAATCAACAAACTGCCCTTCCGCTTTCAGCTTATCGATTTCTTCTTGTGGCTTCACTTTGTCCCAGTTTACGCCGTAACGCTCAGTGCGAGACTCTGGAAGGTACTTACGAATATCTTTTTGATCTAAGCCAAACGCGCCAACTACATCCAATGCTTGAACATCTCTCGTAGTCGCTTGGCCGATATCACGCGCACCACGGTGGCACGACATCCAACACCCTTGTTCGCGGAACTGCAATACCGAGCCATCGTCAATCATCAGCGAAAAACGGTCTTCATAGATAGGTGTGTAAGGGTTCTTGCCTCGGTCACCGCCAATG is a window encoding:
- a CDS encoding ethylbenzene dehydrogenase-related protein, translating into MMMFSVRNSVLLAALSGLSLSANAYNMSIYDTELDVDWSDIPVVEKTMFFPGKVTFDWINSPAHKGTLKKGFETKTCSSCHQGEEEGLGEMLVQDDRLGNFPDKKGSIPAEFQFAHDDEHLYVKGTWETESPFPARLHDTLLFQDGKWTIIGGDRGKNPYTPIYEDRFSLMIDDGSVLQFREQGCWMSCHRGARDIGQATTRDVQALDVVGAFGLDQKDIRKYLPESRTERYGVNWDKVKPQEEIDKLKAEGQFVDLMQWRSTRSAPTNSADDGYVFEYRLNDKGTTVFTWNFDRKTGLPKYMYDKSVTGFYALNKEDFNDLNKKIAMVEGVNVMPYDASKIEEGQYLQGRLNREGAGSAGDNNQVFSSWEDGKYTVIFKRKLNTGHPEDDKIMEIGGTYDMNIAIHDGETTTRFHYVAFPFTVGIGEGSEGSVIALPIK